The genomic DNA GCGGGCCAAGCTGGAGGCCGAGGGGCTCTTCGCCGCCGAGCGCAAGCGCCCCCTTCCCTTCCTGCCCCGGCGCATCGGCCTGGTAACCAGCATCTCCGGCGCGGTAGTCCGCGACATCTGCCACGTGCTTTTCCGGCGCTTTCCCGGTGTAAGCCTCCAGATCCGGCCCGTGCGCGTGCAGGGCGCGGGCGCCTCCGAGGAAATCGCCCGGGCGCTGCACTATCTGTACGAGCGCGGGGACTCCGACGTCATCATCGTGGCCCGCGGCGGCGGCTCGCTCGAAGACCTGTGGGCCTTTAATGAAGAGCCCGTCGCCCGCGCGATTGCTGCCTCACCCGTGCCGGTTGTGAGCGCCGTCGGGCATGAAACCGACTTCACCATTGCCGACTTTGTCGCCGACGTGCGCGCGCCGACCCCCTCTGCTGCAGCCGAGATCGTGGTGCCCGTGCAGGCCGAGCTCGAAAGCAGCCTGCGCGCCGTCGAATCGCGCCTTTCCCGCTGGATGGCCGCCCGGGTGCGCGAGCTCCGGGTCTCGGTCCATGACGCCCGCGCCGTGCTGGCCGACCCGCGCCTTGCGCTGGCAGGCTACCGCCGCCGCGTTGACGAGTCAGAGGAAGCCCTGCTCGATTCGGTCAGGGCGCCGCTCCAGCGCGCGCGCCGGCGCGCGGGTGATCTCGAGCGACGCCTGTGGTCGGAAAATCCCCGGGGAACCCTTCGAATGCAGCGCCAGAGAGTGGCCGCTCTCCACCGCGAGCTGCTGGCCGCTACCCATACGCGTCTTGCCACCGAGCGTGAGCGCGTGATCGCCCAAGGCGGCGTGCTGGAGGCGCTGAGCCCGCTCAAGGTGCTCTCGCGCGGTTACGCGGTGGCTGAGATTCCCGGCGGCGGCGTGCTC from Chrysiogenia bacterium includes the following:
- the xseA gene encoding exodeoxyribonuclease VII large subunit, which translates into the protein GMEVIVRGRLTVYEPRGQYQLIAEHMEPKGVGALQLAFEQLRAKLEAEGLFAAERKRPLPFLPRRIGLVTSISGAVVRDICHVLFRRFPGVSLQIRPVRVQGAGASEEIARALHYLYERGDSDVIIVARGGGSLEDLWAFNEEPVARAIAASPVPVVSAVGHETDFTIADFVADVRAPTPSAAAEIVVPVQAELESSLRAVESRLSRWMAARVRELRVSVHDARAVLADPRLALAGYRRRVDESEEALLDSVRAPLQRARRRAGDLERRLWSENPRGTLRMQRQRVAALHRELLAATHTRLATERERVIAQGGVLEALSPLKVLSRGYAVAEIPGGGVLREASQVSAGDEIELRLQRGRLRASVNSVQEDSEP